The Halalkalicoccus subterraneus genome has a segment encoding these proteins:
- a CDS encoding isochorismate synthase, translating to MTVSHRDGSIVASPAEGSALVSRACELADLSFRAFLFERDPPRVHWAAPDGLEIAGGGAAARFRADGPDRFETLREDATRLFSTLDADLPPAARPRAFGGVAFHAGHEPAPPWRGFHAAEFVIPRVQLTRTDETTWLTVSRYGPEADVNAVETELETVRSELTAHPAMQPSAAPPGIASRTLTTPHEEWVEQVAAATDRIAAGDLRKVVLAQALEVRLATALEIPDVLERLRRTYPECYRFLVEPTEEAGFFGAPPERLVSLSGRRVETEALAGSVARGETPETDHELMRSLLESEKIQHEQGIVVETIREQLDPLGEVRVAPQTVRKLATIQHLRTPIQAELDEDRHVLSIVEALHPTPAVGGLPPETAWETIRKTETFERGWYAAPVGWFDAAGDGEFAVAIRSGVASDDLVTLFAGNGIVADSDPDEEWEEVQLKYRPILDALAE from the coding sequence ATGACCGTTTCGCACCGTGATGGCTCGATCGTCGCCTCGCCCGCCGAGGGGAGCGCGCTCGTGAGTCGGGCCTGCGAACTGGCGGATCTCTCCTTTCGGGCGTTTCTCTTCGAGCGCGATCCCCCGCGGGTTCACTGGGCCGCTCCGGACGGCCTCGAAATCGCCGGTGGCGGCGCGGCTGCCCGGTTCCGCGCCGACGGCCCGGACCGCTTCGAAACCCTCCGTGAGGACGCAACACGGTTGTTCTCGACGCTCGATGCCGATCTTCCCCCCGCCGCCCGGCCGCGCGCGTTCGGCGGCGTCGCCTTCCACGCGGGTCACGAACCCGCCCCGCCGTGGAGAGGGTTTCACGCCGCGGAGTTCGTGATCCCGCGGGTACAGCTCACGCGAACCGACGAAACGACGTGGCTCACGGTGTCGCGCTACGGTCCGGAGGCCGACGTAAACGCTGTCGAGACCGAACTCGAAACCGTGCGCTCGGAGCTCACGGCCCACCCGGCAATGCAGCCCAGCGCCGCCCCACCCGGAATCGCTTCGCGCACCCTCACCACTCCGCACGAGGAGTGGGTCGAGCAGGTCGCGGCCGCGACCGACCGGATCGCGGCAGGCGATCTCAGGAAGGTCGTCCTCGCCCAGGCGCTCGAAGTCCGCCTCGCGACGGCGCTCGAGATACCGGACGTGCTCGAACGTCTCCGGCGGACCTACCCCGAGTGCTACCGGTTTCTCGTCGAGCCGACCGAGGAGGCGGGCTTTTTCGGCGCCCCGCCCGAGCGGCTGGTCTCGCTTTCGGGCCGGCGCGTCGAGACGGAAGCGCTCGCGGGCTCGGTCGCGCGGGGCGAAACCCCCGAGACGGACCACGAGCTGATGCGATCGCTGCTCGAAAGCGAGAAGATCCAGCACGAGCAGGGCATCGTCGTCGAGACGATCCGCGAGCAGCTCGACCCCCTCGGGGAGGTCCGGGTCGCGCCACAAACCGTCAGGAAGCTCGCGACCATCCAGCACCTCCGGACCCCGATTCAGGCCGAACTCGACGAGGACAGGCACGTCCTCTCGATCGTCGAGGCGCTCCATCCGACGCCCGCAGTCGGCGGTCTCCCGCCCGAAACGGCGTGGGAGACAATTCGCAAGACCGAGACCTTCGAGCGGGGCTGGTACGCCGCACCTGTAGGCTGGTTCGACGCCGCGGGCGACGGGGAGTTCGCGGTGGCCATCCGCTCTGGCGTCGCGAGCGACGACCTCGTCACCCTGTTTGCGGGCAACGGGATCGTCGCCGATTCGGACCCCGACGAGGAGTGGGAGGAAGTCCAGCTCAAGTACCGCCCGATCCTCGACGCGCTCGCCGAATGA
- a CDS encoding Cdc6/Cdc18 family protein, giving the protein MVETDELFIRDDPIFVNKELLEINHLPEEGRIVGRDEEIKLLANAVNPAIFGQSPSNILIYGKTGTGKSLCAKHVSGRLVDAAGSEGVNAAFAYVDCAQDTTETQAVQTIASGLNRSEETGINIPDKGISTATYYKRLWRILDDSYDVVLVLLDEIDKLADDAILMQLSRAGEAGKLTDCKIGVVGISNKIRYKDRMDERVKSSLCEREFVFPPYDASQLGEIMEARRDAFREGVLDNGVIPRAAALAAREHGDARKAIDILRYAGEIAQSTGADRVQEGFVTDARKRAETDRFRELIRGSTPHSRYVLHALTILSLNDASAEGFRTTAVYDVYEEICRQEGAEALSLRRVRDLLKEHAFLDIIEQSRHSGGSAEGSYTNHRLLEDSTVVRDVLIDQS; this is encoded by the coding sequence ATGGTCGAGACGGACGAGTTGTTCATTCGCGATGACCCTATTTTCGTCAACAAGGAGCTTCTGGAGATCAACCACCTCCCCGAGGAGGGTCGGATCGTCGGGCGTGACGAGGAGATCAAGTTACTAGCTAACGCGGTCAATCCCGCGATCTTCGGACAGAGCCCGAGCAACATCCTCATCTACGGGAAGACCGGAACCGGCAAATCGCTGTGTGCGAAACACGTCTCGGGCCGGCTGGTCGACGCCGCCGGAAGCGAGGGGGTGAACGCCGCGTTCGCGTACGTCGACTGCGCGCAGGACACTACCGAAACACAGGCCGTTCAGACGATCGCGAGCGGGTTGAACCGCTCTGAGGAAACCGGGATCAACATCCCTGATAAGGGGATCAGTACCGCGACCTACTACAAACGTCTCTGGCGCATCCTCGACGATTCGTACGACGTCGTGCTCGTCCTTCTCGACGAGATCGACAAGCTCGCCGACGACGCGATCCTCATGCAACTCTCGCGCGCGGGTGAAGCCGGCAAGCTCACCGACTGCAAGATCGGCGTCGTCGGGATCAGCAACAAGATCCGGTACAAAGACCGGATGGACGAGCGGGTGAAATCGAGCCTCTGTGAGCGGGAGTTCGTCTTCCCACCCTATGACGCCTCCCAGTTGGGCGAGATCATGGAGGCGCGCCGGGACGCCTTCCGCGAGGGCGTCCTCGATAACGGCGTGATCCCACGGGCGGCCGCACTCGCCGCACGCGAACACGGTGACGCCCGCAAGGCGATCGACATTCTCAGGTATGCCGGAGAGATCGCCCAATCCACGGGTGCCGACCGCGTTCAGGAGGGGTTCGTCACCGACGCGCGCAAACGCGCCGAGACCGACCGGTTCCGCGAGCTCATCCGTGGCTCGACTCCCCACTCCCGATACGTCCTCCATGCGCTGACGATCCTCTCGTTGAACGACGCGAGCGCCGAGGGGTTTCGGACCACTGCCGTCTACGACGTTTACGAGGAGATCTGCAGACAGGAGGGCGCGGAAGCCCTATCCCTGCGGCGGGTCCGTGACCTGCTCAAGGAACACGCCTTCCTCGACATCATCGAACAGTCCCGCCACAGCGGCGGCAGCGCCGAGGGGAGCTACACCAACCACCGGCTGCTCGAGGACTCGACGGTGGTTCGGGACGTGCTGATCGACCAGAGTTGA
- a CDS encoding sulfite oxidase-like oxidoreductase, with the protein MDATDVTDLYREFGGKRLPPGQRETSKFPVLSKGSVPEFDPEHWEFTVSGAVETDLSFSYEEFTELPGETQTQDFHCVTGWSKFDCAFTGVSFPTLAERAGVRDDAVHVMFSALDGYTTNLPLDACMRDEVLFTWEFDGEALPREHGGPLRVVTPHKYAYKGAKWVDGIEFLTEPERGFWEKRGYSNTADPWNEERYS; encoded by the coding sequence ATGGACGCGACGGACGTTACCGACCTCTACCGGGAGTTCGGCGGGAAGCGCCTGCCACCGGGCCAGCGAGAGACCTCGAAATTTCCCGTCCTCTCGAAGGGATCGGTCCCCGAATTCGACCCCGAACACTGGGAGTTTACAGTAAGCGGCGCGGTCGAGACCGACCTCTCGTTTTCCTACGAGGAGTTCACTGAGCTTCCAGGGGAGACACAGACCCAGGACTTTCACTGTGTGACCGGCTGGAGCAAGTTCGACTGTGCTTTTACTGGAGTGTCGTTCCCGACGCTGGCCGAACGGGCGGGCGTGCGCGACGACGCAGTCCACGTCATGTTCTCCGCGCTCGACGGCTACACCACGAATCTCCCGCTCGATGCGTGCATGCGCGACGAAGTCCTGTTCACGTGGGAGTTCGACGGGGAGGCGCTGCCGAGAGAGCACGGCGGACCCCTTCGGGTCGTGACACCTCACAAGTACGCCTACAAAGGGGCGAAGTGGGTCGACGGGATCGAGTTCCTCACCGAGCCTGAACGCGGATTCTGGGAGAAACGGGGCTACTCGAACACCGCCGATCCGTGGAACGAGGAACGCTACAGCTGA
- a CDS encoding ribbon-helix-helix domain-containing protein → MPKVEITVPEHLEMQIAQMVDQGEFATRDEAIEDLLSAGLKAYKTGGSQMDEEPGLEEDGMMGHDDEYVF, encoded by the coding sequence ATGCCGAAAGTAGAAATCACCGTCCCGGAGCACCTCGAAATGCAAATCGCACAGATGGTCGATCAGGGGGAGTTCGCGACCCGTGACGAGGCCATCGAAGACCTGCTCTCCGCGGGGCTGAAAGCCTACAAGACCGGCGGATCGCAGATGGACGAGGAGCCCGGACTCGAGGAGGACGGAATGATGGGCCACGACGACGAGTACGTCTTCTGA
- a CDS encoding UPF0058 family protein codes for MHKDELLELHDQMVTIMEYFKRQEDVDEELFAPYDRLDVDPSHVHKSKSEHKHAVFVLGNALASAMSNDEFSSAGRIGKRMAELADDAERKI; via the coding sequence ATGCACAAAGACGAGCTTCTGGAACTCCACGACCAGATGGTCACCATCATGGAGTACTTCAAACGTCAAGAGGACGTCGACGAGGAACTGTTCGCGCCCTACGATCGACTCGATGTCGACCCCTCACACGTCCATAAGTCCAAAAGCGAACACAAACACGCGGTGTTCGTCCTCGGAAACGCCCTCGCGAGCGCCATGAGTAACGACGAGTTCTCCAGTGCGGGTCGTATCGGAAAGCGGATGGCGGAACTC